The following nucleotide sequence is from Selenomonadales bacterium.
CCCACGAAAACGGAAACACCTTCACGGCACTCCATGAGATGGAAACCGTATTCGCCGAGCAAGGCATCGAAACAGAACTCATCCACGTCGGCAAAGAAGCCATCCGCGGCTGTATCGACTGTCGCACCTGCCATCAGACAGGCAAATGCGTATTTAGCGATATCGTCAACAGCATCGCAGACAAGTTCGCAGACGCAGACGGCCTCGTCGTCGGCACTCCCGTCTACTACGCCTCCGCCAACGCCACCCTCGACGCACTCCTCACCCGCCTCTTCTTCAGCACGCCGTTCGACAAAACGATGAAAGTCGGTGCCGCAGTCGCCGCCGCACGCCGCGGAGGTCTGACCGCCACCTTCGACCAACTCAAC
It contains:
- a CDS encoding flavodoxin family protein, with the protein product MKVLILNGSPHENGNTFTALHEMETVFAEQGIETELIHVGKEAIRGCIDCRTCHQTGKCVFSDIVNSIADKFADADGLVVGTPVYYASANATLDALLTRLFFSTPFDKTMKVGAAVAAARRGGLTATFDQLNKYFAISGMPIAAGCYWNGIHGMNADDAKQDGEGLYMMRTLARNMSFLMKSIALGKETYGLPAKEERIVTNFIR